From Acidicapsa acidisoli, the proteins below share one genomic window:
- a CDS encoding carboxymuconolactone decarboxylase family protein, whose product MPNYPVQTIASAPAGSKSALEQLRKAFGVVPNIVGAIANSPKLINSLVGLFGQVHSPGLTEAENQIVLLTDAVTNSSTYAVAFHTALALQQGISSEETTAIRERRLPTDKRFAALSALAKALIEKRGHLTEPELDSFNTAGFTKEQVLEVIATVAASTITNYTGTIANPPLDDAFRQHAWRG is encoded by the coding sequence ATGCCGAACTATCCAGTTCAAACGATCGCTTCTGCGCCCGCGGGTTCGAAGTCGGCGCTCGAACAGCTCAGGAAGGCTTTCGGTGTCGTACCCAACATCGTCGGCGCTATTGCGAATTCACCGAAACTTATCAACTCCCTCGTTGGCCTGTTTGGGCAGGTGCATAGCCCAGGCCTCACCGAGGCGGAGAATCAGATCGTTCTGCTGACAGACGCAGTCACGAACTCCAGCACGTATGCAGTGGCGTTCCACACCGCCTTGGCTCTCCAACAGGGAATCAGTTCTGAAGAGACAACCGCAATTCGTGAGCGGCGCTTACCCACGGACAAGCGATTTGCGGCGCTTTCAGCACTGGCGAAGGCGCTCATTGAAAAACGCGGCCACCTGACCGAGCCGGAACTTGATTCGTTCAACACTGCCGGCTTCACGAAGGAACAGGTCCTCGAGGTTATCGCCACAGTGGCGGCCTCGACGATCACCAACTACACCGGGACCATCGCGAATCCGCCGTTGGACGATGCCTTCCGGCAGCACGCATGGCGTGGCTAA